In Niallia sp. FSL W8-0635, one genomic interval encodes:
- a CDS encoding sugar porter family MFS transporter encodes MSDQLNPDSRNTKTNQKNNLKIIAIISTFGGLLFGFDTGVINGALPFMSRPDQLNLNAVTEGLVTSSLLFGAAFGAMFSGKLADSYGRRKVILYLAVIFLITTLGCTFAPNVPIMVTFRFLLGIAVGGASVAVPTFLAEMSPAERRGQMVTQNELMIVTGQLLAYITNAIIGNTMDGAGHAWRYMLVIATLPAIVLWVGMLVVPESPRWYASKGRFKDAFRVLLHIRKEKRAKTELQQIKKAIETEEQVKQASFKDLAEPWIRRIVFLGIGIAIVQQITGVNTIMFYGTQILESTGFSTEVALIANIANGVISVLATFVGIWLLGRVGRRPMLITGLIGTTTTLLLIGTFSFTLNGTPILPYAVLSMTVTFLAFQQGAISPVTWLMLAEIFPLKLRGLGMGVSVFCLWTTNFLIGLVFPILLDKIGLSNSFFLFAVLGIFAITFVSKFLPETKGKTLEQLEQYFRNFDKKPRDVRKAKIGENQFPS; translated from the coding sequence ATGAGTGATCAATTAAACCCTGACAGTAGGAACACAAAAACAAACCAAAAAAACAATTTAAAAATCATTGCAATTATCTCCACATTTGGTGGTCTTCTTTTTGGCTTTGATACTGGTGTAATTAATGGTGCCTTGCCCTTTATGTCTCGACCAGATCAGCTAAACCTCAATGCGGTTACTGAAGGTCTTGTTACTAGCTCTCTGTTATTTGGAGCGGCATTCGGAGCCATGTTCAGTGGGAAACTCGCAGATAGCTATGGACGAAGAAAAGTTATTTTATATTTAGCTGTTATTTTTCTTATTACAACTCTCGGATGTACTTTTGCACCGAATGTCCCCATCATGGTTACTTTCCGCTTCTTACTCGGTATTGCAGTTGGAGGAGCATCAGTAGCTGTCCCTACCTTCTTGGCAGAAATGTCTCCAGCCGAACGACGTGGTCAAATGGTAACCCAAAATGAACTAATGATCGTTACTGGTCAATTGCTTGCTTACATTACAAATGCTATTATTGGTAATACAATGGATGGTGCAGGACACGCTTGGAGATATATGCTTGTCATTGCAACCTTACCTGCCATTGTCTTATGGGTAGGAATGCTTGTTGTACCTGAAAGCCCTAGATGGTATGCATCAAAAGGCAGATTCAAAGACGCATTTCGTGTATTGTTGCATATTAGAAAAGAAAAGCGTGCGAAAACTGAATTGCAGCAAATCAAGAAAGCTATTGAAACAGAAGAACAAGTCAAACAAGCTAGCTTTAAAGACTTAGCAGAGCCTTGGATTAGAAGAATTGTCTTTCTTGGCATTGGAATCGCCATCGTTCAACAGATTACAGGCGTAAATACCATTATGTTTTATGGGACACAAATACTGGAGAGTACAGGATTCTCTACCGAAGTCGCTCTCATTGCCAATATCGCCAATGGTGTTATTTCAGTATTAGCTACCTTCGTAGGAATATGGTTGCTTGGACGTGTAGGAAGAAGACCGATGCTTATTACAGGATTAATTGGCACAACAACTACTTTATTATTAATAGGAACTTTCTCCTTCACCTTAAACGGAACCCCAATTCTTCCATATGCTGTACTTAGCATGACTGTTACCTTTCTCGCTTTCCAACAAGGAGCGATATCTCCAGTTACTTGGCTTATGTTAGCAGAAATATTCCCTTTAAAGCTTCGCGGATTAGGAATGGGCGTTTCCGTATTTTGTCTATGGACAACAAACTTTCTCATTGGTTTAGTTTTCCCGATACTTCTCGATAAAATCGGCTTATCCAATTCATTCTTTCTGTTTGCTGTACTAGGTATATTTGCGATAACGTTTGTTAGCAAATTCTTGCCTGAGACAAAAGGAAAAACATTGGAGCAGCTAGAACAGTATTTCCGAAACTTTGACAAAAAGCCTCGAGATGTCCGGAAAGCTAAAATAGGAGAAAACCAATTCCCATCTTAA
- the uxaC gene encoding glucuronate isomerase gives MFLNDNFLLKTEIAQKLFHDYAKTMPIIDYHCHLDPKEIYENKNFKNLTDAWLAGDHYKWRLMRANGIPESHITGDASDYDKFLAWARTVPKTIGNPLYAWTHLELKRFFGIDLLLNEENAPLIWDLANEKLASSEFKRRNIIINSNVKVVCTTDDPTDSLYYHQQLQKEEQHFQVLPSFRPDKALNIDQSGFIEWIEKLGIQSQTPITSYQDLIDALKNRVSYFHQMGGRLSDHALDILTYDEADEETLEVIFQKRIKNETLTPHEISAYRTETLTRLIGFYYDQGWTMQLHIHAYRNTNTAMFEQLGPDTGYDAVNDLSLTIPLQRLLNRAEKEGKLPKTILYSLNPNDFFVLATLMGSFQKNTPGKLQLGSGWWYNDTRAGMRHQLTVLSDVGLLSTFVGMLTDSRSFLSYTRHEYFRRVLCEFIGEIVERGEAPEDETLLGSIVEAISYNNARQYFGFERSHAKNHTR, from the coding sequence ATGTTTCTTAATGATAACTTTCTATTAAAAACAGAAATAGCTCAAAAACTTTTTCATGATTATGCCAAAACCATGCCTATTATCGACTATCATTGTCACTTAGACCCTAAAGAAATTTATGAGAACAAAAACTTCAAAAATCTTACAGACGCTTGGTTGGCTGGGGATCATTATAAGTGGAGATTAATGCGTGCAAACGGAATTCCTGAATCTCATATAACAGGTGACGCTTCTGATTATGACAAATTTTTAGCATGGGCACGCACTGTTCCAAAAACGATTGGCAATCCTTTATATGCATGGACTCACTTAGAATTAAAGCGTTTCTTTGGAATTGACTTATTGTTAAACGAAGAAAATGCTCCTCTTATTTGGGACCTAGCAAATGAAAAATTAGCTTCCAGCGAATTTAAAAGACGGAATATTATCATTAACTCCAATGTAAAAGTCGTATGTACGACAGATGATCCAACTGATTCACTTTATTATCACCAACAGTTACAGAAGGAGGAACAACACTTTCAAGTACTCCCTTCCTTCCGTCCTGATAAAGCCTTGAATATTGATCAAAGTGGCTTCATCGAATGGATTGAAAAGCTAGGCATACAATCACAAACACCAATAACATCCTATCAAGATTTAATAGATGCACTTAAAAACCGCGTTTCCTATTTTCATCAAATGGGTGGAAGGTTATCAGATCATGCGCTAGATATATTGACATATGACGAAGCAGATGAGGAAACTCTTGAAGTAATTTTTCAAAAGAGAATTAAGAATGAAACTTTAACGCCACACGAAATTAGTGCATATCGTACAGAAACACTTACTCGGTTAATTGGTTTTTATTATGATCAAGGCTGGACGATGCAACTCCATATCCATGCATATCGGAATACAAATACAGCGATGTTTGAACAATTAGGACCTGATACTGGATATGATGCTGTCAACGATCTTTCTCTTACCATTCCTTTACAGCGTTTGCTAAATCGAGCGGAGAAAGAAGGCAAATTACCTAAAACGATTCTTTATTCCCTTAACCCAAATGATTTCTTTGTCTTAGCTACCTTAATGGGCTCCTTTCAAAAAAATACGCCTGGTAAGCTTCAGTTAGGATCTGGTTGGTGGTATAACGATACACGCGCAGGAATGCGCCATCAATTAACCGTTCTTAGTGATGTCGGGCTACTCTCAACCTTTGTAGGAATGCTAACAGATTCTCGTAGCTTCCTTTCCTATACAAGACATGAATATTTCCGTCGTGTACTTTGTGAGTTTATTGGAGAAATCGTCGAACGAGGTGAAGCACCAGAAGACGAAACATTACTTGGAAGTATAGTAGAAGCTATAAGCTATAATAATGCCCGCCAATACTTCGGATTCGAGCGTTCTCATGCTAAAAATCATACACGATAA
- a CDS encoding PTS transporter subunit IIC → MKEFFSKLLNGMSIGIVVSLIPNALLGEILKLFIPFFPPLQHVLDITAFIMSLLPVLIGVMVGISFKLSSIQTASIGIAAMVGSGVVQKTAEGLFTLNGIGVVVNTGITAALAVLFVRFVGDRLKAYSILLLPTLSILIPGMAGYLLLPFMKSTTGLIGVAIATITNLQPVLMGMIIAVAFCLIILSPVSTVGVATVISLSGIGSGAANLGIVAAGIGLAIASYKANSLGTALAHVLGSPKIQMGNFFMKPKIVIPMIITAAVLGGLAGFLNIQGTPYSAGFGLSGLVGPMNFMRLADGGWSSKNIAIMISTFLIIPFLLNVFFLYIFSKKLKIIKSEDYKLNFD, encoded by the coding sequence GTGAAAGAGTTTTTCAGCAAATTATTAAATGGTATGAGTATCGGAATTGTTGTTTCCTTAATCCCTAATGCACTGCTTGGCGAAATATTAAAGCTCTTTATTCCTTTCTTCCCACCACTTCAACATGTATTAGATATTACTGCATTTATTATGAGCTTATTACCTGTGTTGATTGGTGTAATGGTTGGAATATCATTTAAACTATCCTCTATTCAGACAGCTAGTATTGGCATTGCTGCAATGGTTGGCAGTGGGGTAGTTCAAAAAACAGCAGAAGGATTATTTACTTTAAATGGTATTGGAGTGGTAGTAAACACTGGAATTACCGCTGCACTTGCCGTATTATTTGTTCGCTTTGTTGGCGACCGATTAAAAGCCTATTCTATTCTGCTTTTACCGACCTTAAGTATTTTAATACCAGGAATGGCAGGATATTTATTATTGCCCTTTATGAAATCTACTACAGGATTAATTGGCGTTGCTATCGCCACTATTACGAACTTACAGCCAGTCCTTATGGGAATGATTATTGCAGTAGCATTCTGTTTAATTATTCTTTCTCCTGTTTCTACAGTAGGTGTGGCCACTGTTATATCTCTTTCTGGAATTGGATCAGGGGCAGCAAATCTTGGTATTGTAGCTGCAGGGATTGGATTAGCGATTGCCAGCTATAAGGCAAATTCTTTAGGAACTGCCTTAGCACATGTGCTTGGATCTCCTAAAATTCAAATGGGGAATTTCTTTATGAAACCGAAGATTGTTATTCCAATGATTATTACCGCTGCTGTATTAGGTGGATTAGCCGGATTCTTAAATATTCAAGGAACACCCTATAGCGCAGGCTTTGGATTATCAGGCTTAGTTGGTCCAATGAACTTTATGCGTCTAGCAGATGGTGGATGGAGCAGTAAAAATATCGCTATTATGATTTCTACCTTTTTAATTATTCCGTTTCTTTTAAATGTGTTCTTCCTTTACATTTTTTCAAAAAAATTAAAAATAATTAAGTCAGAAGATTATAAATTAAATTTCGATTGA
- a CDS encoding ABC transporter ATP-binding protein → MDTLEKIVQQSYDTHQKNSFKVLIHLYKGHYIKLLLSAVFYTIKHIPAWVMPIAIANVINAATLRDGGGIRTIYLNAIIMVILVLQNILTNYFHTKYNSLAIRSVESGLRASLIKKLQELSIPFQKEMQSGRLQSKIMRDVEAVQTLSSQVFVSSLNILVNLIVALGITLYNSPTVFLFFLLTVPISAIIIVAFRKKIKHSNSEFRREMEETSARVIEMIELVPIARAHALEKQEVTRLNNRFQQILSKGFHLDMIQSLFGAVSWASFQIFQIICLVFTGILALRGTITPGEVVMYQTYFTTVVNSVSSMITLIPTIAKGMESVESIGEVLTAGEVEKHDNKKRLKEVKGQFSIQDVAYRYPNEKKDILQNLHLEINQGETIAFVGESGSGKSTILHLLIGYIQPTKGKILLDGHNMSLLDLRSYRNHLAVVPQSTILFSGTIRENVTYGIPSVSEECLKEVLKAANLWEVIQKFPDGLNTKIGEHGDKLSGGQRQRVSIARALIRNPKVIILDEATSALDSHSEAKIQEALSVLCKNRTTFIVAHRLSTIKNADKIAVIENGSCTEFGTYEELMDKKGKFFQLKQMQS, encoded by the coding sequence TTGGATACTTTAGAAAAAATTGTTCAACAAAGCTATGACACTCATCAAAAGAACTCTTTCAAAGTATTAATCCATCTATACAAAGGACATTATATAAAACTATTACTTTCCGCTGTTTTTTATACAATAAAGCATATCCCTGCATGGGTTATGCCCATTGCGATCGCTAATGTTATAAATGCCGCTACCTTAAGAGATGGTGGCGGCATTCGTACCATTTATTTAAACGCTATTATCATGGTAATACTCGTATTACAAAATATACTGACTAATTATTTTCATACGAAATATAACAGCTTGGCCATTCGCAGCGTGGAATCAGGACTTCGTGCTTCTCTTATCAAAAAATTGCAGGAACTATCTATTCCCTTTCAAAAAGAAATGCAGTCTGGACGACTTCAATCAAAAATAATGAGAGATGTAGAAGCTGTTCAAACACTATCCTCCCAAGTGTTTGTCTCTAGCTTAAATATTTTAGTTAACTTGATTGTTGCACTAGGAATCACCTTATATAACAGTCCAACTGTTTTTTTATTTTTTCTTCTGACTGTCCCTATTTCAGCTATTATCATTGTTGCCTTTCGAAAAAAAATAAAGCACTCTAATTCAGAATTCCGCCGAGAAATGGAAGAAACATCCGCTCGGGTCATTGAAATGATTGAATTAGTTCCAATCGCAAGAGCCCATGCATTAGAAAAGCAGGAAGTCACTCGTTTGAACAACCGCTTCCAGCAAATTTTATCAAAAGGCTTTCATTTAGATATGATCCAATCCCTATTTGGGGCAGTGAGTTGGGCTAGCTTTCAAATCTTCCAAATTATTTGTTTAGTATTTACTGGTATTCTAGCATTAAGAGGGACGATTACCCCTGGGGAAGTGGTGATGTATCAAACATACTTTACAACCGTCGTTAACTCTGTTTCTAGTATGATTACTTTGATTCCAACTATTGCAAAGGGAATGGAATCTGTCGAATCAATTGGTGAGGTTCTTACAGCAGGAGAAGTGGAAAAACACGATAATAAGAAAAGGCTGAAAGAAGTAAAGGGACAGTTTTCCATCCAAGATGTTGCATACCGTTATCCAAATGAAAAGAAGGATATTCTCCAAAACTTACATTTAGAAATAAACCAAGGAGAAACGATAGCCTTTGTCGGAGAGTCTGGTTCTGGAAAATCCACCATTCTTCATTTGCTGATTGGCTATATCCAACCAACTAAAGGGAAAATCCTATTAGATGGTCATAACATGTCCTTACTCGATTTACGCTCTTACCGAAATCATTTGGCAGTCGTACCGCAATCAACCATTCTCTTCTCTGGCACTATCAGGGAAAATGTCACATATGGGATACCAAGTGTCTCGGAAGAATGCTTAAAAGAAGTGCTTAAAGCCGCAAACCTTTGGGAAGTCATACAAAAGTTTCCCGACGGTTTAAATACTAAGATAGGCGAACATGGCGATAAGCTCTCAGGTGGTCAAAGACAACGAGTTTCCATAGCTAGAGCCCTAATCCGGAATCCAAAAGTAATTATTCTAGATGAAGCTACCTCTGCCTTAGACAGCCATTCTGAGGCGAAAATTCAAGAAGCTTTATCGGTTTTATGCAAAAATAGAACTACCTTCATTGTAGCGCATCGATTATCGACCATTAAAAACGCAGATAAAATTGCCGTAATTGAAAACGGGAGCTGTACCGAATTTGGAACATATGAAGAATTAATGGATAAAAAAGGGAAGTTTTTTCAATTAAAACAAATGCAAAGCTAA
- a CDS encoding rhamnogalacturonan acetylesterase produces the protein MSETRTTIFLAGDSTAAEKQTNKRPETGWGEKLSSYFTDDIVIQNRAVNGRSTKSFINEGLLTAIEEAIRPGDYLFIQFGHNDQKEDPARGTLPYGDYQTNLHTFVNTAFKHGAIPVLLSSVSRRHFINDMIDSFSLGKYPQAMKDFAEHHNITFFDIHNRSIELLQSLGPVLSKKYFLHLEPNAASNYPNGIEDDTHFNEQGAAAIAHLIVKEIKESNLSLRHFLK, from the coding sequence ATGTCTGAAACAAGAACAACTATTTTTCTAGCAGGAGATTCCACAGCAGCAGAAAAACAGACTAATAAACGTCCAGAAACAGGCTGGGGAGAGAAACTTTCATCCTACTTCACAGACGATATTGTTATTCAAAATAGAGCGGTAAATGGCAGAAGCACAAAATCCTTTATAAATGAAGGACTACTTACTGCTATAGAGGAAGCAATCCGACCTGGGGATTATTTATTCATCCAATTTGGTCACAATGACCAAAAAGAAGACCCAGCACGCGGAACCCTCCCTTATGGAGATTATCAAACAAATTTACATACCTTTGTAAATACTGCCTTTAAACATGGTGCTATCCCAGTCTTACTGTCTTCTGTTTCGCGGAGGCATTTTATAAACGATATGATTGATTCTTTTTCTCTTGGTAAGTATCCACAGGCAATGAAGGACTTTGCAGAACATCATAATATAACCTTTTTTGATATTCATAATAGATCAATAGAATTACTTCAATCATTAGGTCCCGTGTTATCAAAAAAGTATTTTCTCCATTTGGAACCCAATGCAGCAAGCAATTACCCAAATGGTATAGAAGATGATACCCATTTTAACGAGCAAGGAGCTGCAGCAATAGCTCACCTGATTGTTAAAGAGATTAAGGAAAGTAACTTATCTTTAAGGCACTTTCTGAAATAA
- a CDS encoding sugar phosphate isomerase/epimerase family protein, whose product MNTLNLGIRAHDLGQLDLQELCEQLKSYQFTNIQFAIKKSFPELVPSFQSLSPGIASFFGDYFARNGIKISTLGCYVNISSKDISVRKEALENFKTHLQLARDFRASIVGTETGSVGNGYTLENFTEEAYQIARSSVIEMVEYAEHFGATVGIEAGLNHPLYSVKLARRLVEEVQSPHLKIILDVANLINLENISKRDKILAEAIDLLHDDIAMIHLKDFTVHNGKLEIVPVGKGMLNFEPILSYLKHDRPFLHATLEETKGESIKPAIDYIQEIYHRL is encoded by the coding sequence ATGAATACATTAAATCTTGGTATCCGTGCACATGATTTAGGGCAGCTGGATTTGCAGGAACTGTGTGAGCAATTAAAAAGCTATCAGTTCACCAATATTCAATTTGCCATAAAAAAATCCTTTCCAGAGCTTGTCCCTTCCTTTCAAAGCTTATCACCAGGAATCGCAAGCTTTTTTGGCGATTATTTCGCTAGAAATGGAATCAAAATTAGTACACTAGGCTGCTATGTTAACATTTCAAGCAAGGATATTTCTGTTCGTAAGGAAGCCTTAGAGAACTTTAAAACCCATTTACAGCTTGCCCGTGATTTCCGGGCTAGTATCGTTGGCACAGAAACTGGCAGTGTTGGTAACGGCTATACTCTAGAAAACTTTACAGAAGAAGCTTATCAAATTGCTAGAAGCTCTGTGATCGAGATGGTAGAATACGCTGAACATTTTGGTGCTACAGTAGGAATCGAAGCAGGACTTAATCATCCTCTCTATTCTGTTAAGTTAGCGAGACGCCTTGTAGAGGAAGTACAATCCCCCCATTTAAAAATCATTCTCGATGTTGCAAACTTGATCAATCTTGAAAATATATCAAAACGGGATAAGATTTTAGCGGAAGCAATCGATTTATTGCATGATGATATTGCGATGATTCACTTAAAGGATTTCACCGTCCATAATGGAAAACTCGAAATCGTCCCTGTTGGAAAAGGAATGTTGAATTTCGAACCAATTCTTTCTTATCTAAAACATGATAGACCCTTTCTGCATGCGACTTTAGAAGAAACAAAAGGAGAATCGATTAAACCTGCAATTGATTATATTCAAGAGATATATCACCGACTATAA
- a CDS encoding YxcD family protein, giving the protein MEKLIIPEQDIINAICVYVARKKQVRPEEVEVELMYDDDYGFSAEAYVHDRKQVLITQNMIEALRLWLDEYLKMDPYIGLKLVLDDEEGIIAVAK; this is encoded by the coding sequence TTGGAGAAATTAATTATCCCAGAACAGGATATTATTAATGCAATATGTGTCTATGTGGCGCGTAAGAAACAAGTTAGGCCAGAAGAAGTAGAAGTTGAGTTAATGTACGACGATGACTATGGCTTTTCTGCTGAAGCCTATGTCCATGACCGTAAACAAGTACTAATCACACAAAATATGATTGAAGCACTGCGCTTATGGTTAGATGAGTATTTAAAAATGGATCCATATATTGGCTTGAAATTAGTATTAGATGATGAAGAGGGCATTATTGCAGTAGCAAAGTAG
- a CDS encoding alpha/beta hydrolase, translating to MTLSISLLDDHERPFILVFPGGGYHHLAEKEGQPVVKWLHSIGYHAGVLYYPIGTIDHLSMVKELDEVFIQLRKHAKKWHITENKIGALGFSAGGHLAGLAGTKITNRANALLLCYPVITFTEPFRHAGSREHFLGNPKPSKHLVESYSIEHLIDEHTPPTFIWHTADDQSVPIQNTILLANSLARHNIPFEYHVFPSGKHGLGLAKEFPYVERWLSFAEIWLKNIFDQQKLFK from the coding sequence ATGACTTTAAGTATTTCTCTCTTAGATGATCATGAGAGACCCTTCATTCTGGTTTTTCCAGGTGGAGGGTACCACCATTTGGCAGAAAAAGAAGGGCAACCTGTTGTAAAATGGCTTCATTCGATCGGTTATCACGCTGGGGTTCTCTATTATCCCATTGGCACGATTGATCATCTAAGTATGGTAAAGGAACTAGATGAGGTTTTTATCCAACTACGCAAGCACGCAAAAAAGTGGCATATAACAGAAAATAAGATAGGAGCATTAGGTTTTTCTGCTGGAGGACATTTAGCTGGTTTAGCCGGCACAAAAATTACGAATCGAGCAAATGCGTTACTCTTATGCTACCCTGTTATTACATTTACAGAGCCATTTAGACACGCTGGAAGTCGAGAGCATTTTTTAGGAAATCCAAAGCCTTCCAAGCACTTAGTAGAAAGTTATTCCATAGAGCATCTCATCGACGAACATACACCTCCAACCTTTATTTGGCACACTGCTGATGATCAATCTGTACCCATTCAAAATACAATCCTTTTAGCTAATAGCCTTGCTCGGCACAACATTCCCTTTGAATATCATGTGTTTCCGTCTGGAAAACATGGATTGGGACTGGCAAAAGAATTTCCTTATGTAGAGCGATGGCTGAGCTTTGCTGAGATATGGTTAAAAAATATCTTCGATCAACAAAAGCTTTTCAAGTAG